The following coding sequences lie in one Daphnia pulex isolate KAP4 chromosome 1, ASM2113471v1 genomic window:
- the LOC124193341 gene encoding uncharacterized protein LOC124193341 isoform X2 — protein MEEVTLKVDKVPPGTRILFAHNSSNASANNQQIKANATEIQFDLRNTSLVLPTETCGQMFLIAALWNHSSVNNKSLVAKIAWPFQVTCENDVDLALYVELNSFPLSSGIFSNNMTLIIGIPILQQLLDLKIYLANADESKTSFLRRTSPSLPKVTVHITPRKHSLLIKGVVSYKTVRHRLGDEILHRDQLIDVESDYSSSAINPGQKLLLNSSVLQFLSTSICGEAWMVFRLELEDLNVENNFAVIPVFLDCSALPEMMLANLGSCDVVPDEFSMGRSALMFTSLQFSGAMSLNAFLYKIEDKTYLPLRGNEVIVPEVLDKFRMIQLERNRLIKRNQCPSHVELRLNFDATLFGQLYGLIELLNGRLILSNQSEQQKSQQEQILLISQALGGLLVASTSYNSVSAYFMDSVLNGLFTYWPFFPFDISTTQSASTQGPKIHPPLHQSWHERFAKVVTHFMRKTIYADYEGKPNPDTGLQNFLNQLLWSPDTLEGPSLSKHSIDKLRQFLLMVLQKKLPTTFDDLPLEILNSLSFFSGEVTSPVPINEIQVKTAIETVFKAVQQTITMNSNLVRDEGKNDSSNNQEDVAIKLAVLSSLIEAINTQSIITRLTVIIQKIQESVSLNKQWILMEGMSDTAIDAELYCRLHALNRIRFRQDPQAENLFEKLHRITFWKRDSGVIYRGDISGITGRLYWNRVAVCHCDGFSPTKYHSHVDP, from the exons ATGGAAGAGGTCACACTAAAGGTTGATAAAGTCCCACCTGGAACACGAATTCTTTTTGCTCACAACTCGTCAA ATGCCAGTGCTAACAATCAACAAATCAAGGCTAATGCAACTGAGATTCAGTTTGATTTGCGGAATACATCTTTGGTTCTTCCAACTGAAACTTGTGGGCAGATGTTTCTGATAGCCGCATTGTGGAACCATTCATCCGTTAACAACAAGTCGCTGGTGGCAAAAATAGCATGGCCTTTTCAAGTTACGTGTGAAAATG ACGTAGACCTGGCCCTGTACGTCGAGTTGAATTCTTTCCCGCTTAGCAGCGGAATATTCAGTAATAACATGACGCTAATAATTGGCATTCCTATCCTTCAACAGTTATTAG atttgaaaatttacttGGCAAATGCGGACGAATCCAAAACATCCTTTTTACGCCGTACCAGCCCAAGTTTACCTAAAGTTACGGTTCACATTACGCCGAGAAAGCACTCGTTGCTTATTAAAGG CGTTGTGAGTTACAAGACTGTACGACATCGTTTGGGAGATGAAATTTTGCATCGAGACCAACTAATTGACGTGGAATCGGATTATAGCTCGTCGG CCATCAATCCCGGCCAGAAGTTGCTTCTGAACTCCAGTGTTTTGCAGTTTTTATCGACCAGCATATGCGGTGAAGCTTGGATGGTTTTTCGCTTAGAGTTGGAAGACTTGAATGTTGAAAACAACTTTGCCGTTATTCCggtttttcttgattgttcTG CTTTACCGGAGATGATGCTTGCAAATTTGGGATCCTGCGACGTGGTTCCTGACGAGTTTTCAATGGGTCGCTCAGCTTTGATGTTCACTTCATTACAGTTTAGCGGTGCCATGTCACTGAATGCATTTCTTTATAAG ATAGAAGACAAAACCTATTTACCACTTCGAGGAAACGAGGTAATTGTACCTGAAGTACTTGACAAATTTAGAATGATTCAACTGGAACGGAACCGCCTAATCAAACGTAACCA gtGTCCATCTCATGTCGAACTTCGTCTGAACTTTGATGCCACTCTTTTTGGTCAACTGTACGGtttgattgaattattaaatGGTCGTTTGATACTGTCGAACCAG TCCGAACAACAAAAGTCACAGCAGgaacaaattcttttaataAGTCAAGCATTGGGTGGCCTGCTAGTCGCTTCTACATCATACAATTCTGTGTCGGCCTATTTTATGGATTCCGTCTTAAACGGCCTATTTACTTACTGgccgttttttccttttgacatTTCAACTACCCAAAGCGCATCAACTCAAGGTCCTAAAATTCATCCGCCGTTGCATCAGTCTTGGCACGAGCGCTTCGCTAAAGTCGTTACTCACTTTATGCGCAAAACTATTTATGCCGATTATGAAGGGAAACCTAATCCGGATACAG GGttgcaaaattttttgaatcagCTTCTGTGGAGTCCGGATACTTTAGAAGGTCCGTCCCTGTCGAAACATTCTATCGATAAACTTCGCCAATTTCTTCTTATGGTGTTGCAAAAGAAGTTGCCCACGACCTTTGATGATTTGCCACTCGAGATTTTAAATTCACTGTC aTTTTTCTCTGGTGAGGTTACCTCCCCAGTACCCATTAATGAAATCCAAGTCAAAACAGCGATTGAGACAGTTTTCAAAGCTGTTCAACAGACTATAACAATGAACAGTAACCTTGTTCGTGATGAAGGCAAGAATGACTCATCAAATAACCAGGAGGATGTCGCCATCAAATTAGCCGTTTTAAGCTCATTGATAGAAGCCATTAATACTCAGTCTATAATAACACGGCTGACTGTGATCATTCAAAAG ATTCAAGAGAGTGTCTCGCTAAACAAGCAATGGATTTTAATGGAAGGCATGTCTGACACGGCTATAGACGCCGAACTATATTGCCGACTCCACGCTCTCAATCGAATTCGATTTCGTCAAGATCCACAAGCTGAGAATCTGTTTGAAAAACTTCATCGAATTACCTTTTGGAAACGAG ATTCCGGAGTAATTTATCGAGGTGATATTAGTGGCATCACTGGTCGACTGTATTGGAACAGAGTTGCTGTGTGTCACTGTGATGGTTTTTCTCCTACCAAATATCATTCGCACGTTGACCCTTGA
- the LOC124193341 gene encoding uncharacterized protein LOC124193341 isoform X1: protein MEEVTLKVDKVPPGTRILFAHNSSNASANNQQIKANATEIQFDLRNTSLVLPTETCGQMFLIAALWNHSSVNNKSLVAKIAWPFQVTCENADVDLALYVELNSFPLSSGIFSNNMTLIIGIPILQQLLDLKIYLANADESKTSFLRRTSPSLPKVTVHITPRKHSLLIKGVVSYKTVRHRLGDEILHRDQLIDVESDYSSSAINPGQKLLLNSSVLQFLSTSICGEAWMVFRLELEDLNVENNFAVIPVFLDCSALPEMMLANLGSCDVVPDEFSMGRSALMFTSLQFSGAMSLNAFLYKIEDKTYLPLRGNEVIVPEVLDKFRMIQLERNRLIKRNQCPSHVELRLNFDATLFGQLYGLIELLNGRLILSNQSEQQKSQQEQILLISQALGGLLVASTSYNSVSAYFMDSVLNGLFTYWPFFPFDISTTQSASTQGPKIHPPLHQSWHERFAKVVTHFMRKTIYADYEGKPNPDTGLQNFLNQLLWSPDTLEGPSLSKHSIDKLRQFLLMVLQKKLPTTFDDLPLEILNSLSFFSGEVTSPVPINEIQVKTAIETVFKAVQQTITMNSNLVRDEGKNDSSNNQEDVAIKLAVLSSLIEAINTQSIITRLTVIIQKIQESVSLNKQWILMEGMSDTAIDAELYCRLHALNRIRFRQDPQAENLFEKLHRITFWKRDSGVIYRGDISGITGRLYWNRVAVCHCDGFSPTKYHSHVDP from the exons ATGGAAGAGGTCACACTAAAGGTTGATAAAGTCCCACCTGGAACACGAATTCTTTTTGCTCACAACTCGTCAA ATGCCAGTGCTAACAATCAACAAATCAAGGCTAATGCAACTGAGATTCAGTTTGATTTGCGGAATACATCTTTGGTTCTTCCAACTGAAACTTGTGGGCAGATGTTTCTGATAGCCGCATTGTGGAACCATTCATCCGTTAACAACAAGTCGCTGGTGGCAAAAATAGCATGGCCTTTTCAAGTTACGTGTGAAAATG CAGACGTAGACCTGGCCCTGTACGTCGAGTTGAATTCTTTCCCGCTTAGCAGCGGAATATTCAGTAATAACATGACGCTAATAATTGGCATTCCTATCCTTCAACAGTTATTAG atttgaaaatttacttGGCAAATGCGGACGAATCCAAAACATCCTTTTTACGCCGTACCAGCCCAAGTTTACCTAAAGTTACGGTTCACATTACGCCGAGAAAGCACTCGTTGCTTATTAAAGG CGTTGTGAGTTACAAGACTGTACGACATCGTTTGGGAGATGAAATTTTGCATCGAGACCAACTAATTGACGTGGAATCGGATTATAGCTCGTCGG CCATCAATCCCGGCCAGAAGTTGCTTCTGAACTCCAGTGTTTTGCAGTTTTTATCGACCAGCATATGCGGTGAAGCTTGGATGGTTTTTCGCTTAGAGTTGGAAGACTTGAATGTTGAAAACAACTTTGCCGTTATTCCggtttttcttgattgttcTG CTTTACCGGAGATGATGCTTGCAAATTTGGGATCCTGCGACGTGGTTCCTGACGAGTTTTCAATGGGTCGCTCAGCTTTGATGTTCACTTCATTACAGTTTAGCGGTGCCATGTCACTGAATGCATTTCTTTATAAG ATAGAAGACAAAACCTATTTACCACTTCGAGGAAACGAGGTAATTGTACCTGAAGTACTTGACAAATTTAGAATGATTCAACTGGAACGGAACCGCCTAATCAAACGTAACCA gtGTCCATCTCATGTCGAACTTCGTCTGAACTTTGATGCCACTCTTTTTGGTCAACTGTACGGtttgattgaattattaaatGGTCGTTTGATACTGTCGAACCAG TCCGAACAACAAAAGTCACAGCAGgaacaaattcttttaataAGTCAAGCATTGGGTGGCCTGCTAGTCGCTTCTACATCATACAATTCTGTGTCGGCCTATTTTATGGATTCCGTCTTAAACGGCCTATTTACTTACTGgccgttttttccttttgacatTTCAACTACCCAAAGCGCATCAACTCAAGGTCCTAAAATTCATCCGCCGTTGCATCAGTCTTGGCACGAGCGCTTCGCTAAAGTCGTTACTCACTTTATGCGCAAAACTATTTATGCCGATTATGAAGGGAAACCTAATCCGGATACAG GGttgcaaaattttttgaatcagCTTCTGTGGAGTCCGGATACTTTAGAAGGTCCGTCCCTGTCGAAACATTCTATCGATAAACTTCGCCAATTTCTTCTTATGGTGTTGCAAAAGAAGTTGCCCACGACCTTTGATGATTTGCCACTCGAGATTTTAAATTCACTGTC aTTTTTCTCTGGTGAGGTTACCTCCCCAGTACCCATTAATGAAATCCAAGTCAAAACAGCGATTGAGACAGTTTTCAAAGCTGTTCAACAGACTATAACAATGAACAGTAACCTTGTTCGTGATGAAGGCAAGAATGACTCATCAAATAACCAGGAGGATGTCGCCATCAAATTAGCCGTTTTAAGCTCATTGATAGAAGCCATTAATACTCAGTCTATAATAACACGGCTGACTGTGATCATTCAAAAG ATTCAAGAGAGTGTCTCGCTAAACAAGCAATGGATTTTAATGGAAGGCATGTCTGACACGGCTATAGACGCCGAACTATATTGCCGACTCCACGCTCTCAATCGAATTCGATTTCGTCAAGATCCACAAGCTGAGAATCTGTTTGAAAAACTTCATCGAATTACCTTTTGGAAACGAG ATTCCGGAGTAATTTATCGAGGTGATATTAGTGGCATCACTGGTCGACTGTATTGGAACAGAGTTGCTGTGTGTCACTGTGATGGTTTTTCTCCTACCAAATATCATTCGCACGTTGACCCTTGA